A stretch of the Bordetella genomosp. 8 genome encodes the following:
- a CDS encoding phospholipase D-like domain-containing protein yields MRELHQILLTYWPHIVFTVSLVAGAGAAVHAAMTKNDVRAAIGWVGITLFSPLFGAAAYFVAGVNRIRITRVSQQRDDAMVAYAREPSAVELDVVPLSAPQFASLKILADKVSHFQLVGGNSVRMLDGGDEAYPAMIQAIRQARYTVALQSYIFDNDPIGREFAQALIEAQARGVQVRVLIDAVGAHYSRPPIIRMLKKGGVPTARFMTNPLGFLRMPYANLRSHRKILVVDSRIGFSGGMNIRAAFVSALARQETNRDTHFRVEGPLVIQLLSVFAHDWDFTTGESLAGSLWFNYAANAADPTPGSAAVRCVPSGPDRSLGSTHNMLLGALAVAQRHVRIQSPYFLPDQTLIGALATAARRGVRVDIVIPGRNNLRLVDYAMTAQLDQVIRCGCRVWRTTGMFDHSKLMTVDDAWSYAGSSNLDPRSLRLNFELDTEIYDRQVALALGKRIDATIATARPQTLELLSSAPFLVRLRNKVIWLATPYL; encoded by the coding sequence ATGCGCGAACTGCATCAGATCCTTCTAACCTATTGGCCGCATATCGTTTTCACGGTCAGCCTGGTCGCCGGCGCCGGCGCCGCGGTACATGCCGCCATGACCAAGAACGACGTGCGCGCCGCCATCGGCTGGGTCGGCATCACGCTGTTTTCGCCGCTGTTCGGCGCGGCCGCCTATTTCGTCGCCGGCGTCAACCGCATACGCATCACACGCGTTTCGCAGCAGCGCGACGACGCCATGGTGGCCTATGCGCGCGAGCCCTCGGCGGTGGAACTGGACGTCGTCCCGCTGTCCGCGCCGCAGTTCGCCTCCTTGAAAATCCTGGCGGACAAGGTCAGCCACTTCCAGCTGGTGGGTGGCAATTCCGTGCGGATGCTGGACGGCGGCGATGAAGCGTATCCGGCCATGATCCAGGCCATCCGCCAGGCCCGCTATACCGTGGCGCTGCAAAGCTATATCTTCGACAACGATCCCATCGGCCGCGAATTCGCGCAGGCCTTGATCGAAGCGCAGGCGCGCGGCGTACAGGTCCGCGTCCTGATCGACGCCGTGGGCGCGCATTATTCGCGTCCGCCCATCATCCGGATGCTGAAGAAAGGCGGCGTGCCGACGGCGCGTTTCATGACCAATCCGCTGGGCTTCCTGCGCATGCCGTACGCCAATCTGCGCAGCCACCGCAAGATCCTGGTCGTGGACAGCCGTATCGGGTTTTCCGGCGGCATGAACATCCGCGCCGCCTTCGTCAGCGCCCTGGCGCGCCAGGAGACCAACCGCGATACGCATTTCCGCGTCGAAGGACCGCTGGTGATCCAGCTGCTGTCGGTATTCGCCCACGACTGGGATTTCACGACGGGCGAATCCCTGGCGGGCAGCCTGTGGTTCAACTACGCGGCCAACGCCGCGGACCCGACGCCGGGCAGCGCCGCGGTGCGCTGCGTGCCGTCCGGTCCCGACCGTTCGCTGGGCAGCACCCACAACATGCTGCTGGGCGCACTGGCGGTGGCCCAGCGCCACGTACGCATCCAGTCGCCCTACTTCCTGCCGGACCAGACGCTGATCGGCGCGCTGGCCACGGCTGCGCGGCGCGGGGTGCGCGTGGATATCGTCATTCCCGGCAGGAACAACCTGCGCCTGGTGGACTACGCCATGACGGCACAGCTGGACCAGGTCATCCGCTGCGGCTGCCGGGTATGGCGCACGACCGGGATGTTCGATCACTCCAAGCTCATGACGGTCGACGACGCCTGGTCGTACGCGGGATCGTCCAACCTGGACCCGCGCAGCCTGCGGCTGAATTTCGAGCTGGACACGGAAATCTACGACCGCCAGGTCGCCCTGGCGCTCGGCAAGCGGATCGATGCGACCATCGCCACGGCCAGGCCGCAGACGCTGGAACTGCTGTCGTCGGCGCCCTTCCTGGTCCGGCTGCGCAACAAGGTGATCTGGCTGGCGACGCCGTATCTCTGA
- a CDS encoding FAD/NAD(P)-dependent oxidoreductase yields MIETTQCDLLVVGAGPAGLAAATTAARLGVDTVLLDEQPAPGGQIYRAITTTPVTDRAVLGPDYWHGATLVEPFRQSGARYVPGATVWAVAERTAPEPALGFEVAYSVAGEARIVYARRLLLATGAQERPFPIPGWTLPGVITAGAAQILLKSAGVVPADRTVLAGCGPLLYLVAWQYLNAGVKVDALLETTPPGRLREALPKVWDFLRSPYLGKGLSLLRAVKAAIPIVKGVTALEALGQDKLESVRYTTAAGKTETLPAQQLMLHQGVVPNVNLSRAIGAEHRWNAALDCWEPDVDDWGLTSVDGVGMAGDGAGIAGALAAEQRGRLVALQAAHLLGRIDTARRDRDAAAPRAALARAVRGREFFDVLYKAPETFRRPTGDTIVCRCEEVTAAQVRETVKLGCSGPNQMKAFLRCGMGPCQGRFCGLTVSEIIAAERGVPVPEVGYYRLRFPTKPLTLGELASLPQTDESRQAVVRLKK; encoded by the coding sequence ATGATCGAAACGACGCAATGCGATTTGCTGGTGGTGGGCGCCGGTCCCGCCGGGCTGGCCGCGGCCACCACGGCCGCCCGGCTGGGCGTGGACACCGTGCTGCTGGACGAACAGCCCGCGCCGGGTGGGCAGATCTACCGCGCCATCACCACCACGCCGGTCACCGATCGCGCCGTGCTGGGGCCGGACTATTGGCACGGCGCCACGCTGGTCGAGCCGTTCAGGCAATCGGGCGCGCGCTATGTGCCGGGCGCGACCGTGTGGGCGGTGGCCGAGCGGACCGCGCCCGAGCCGGCGCTCGGCTTCGAGGTCGCATATTCGGTGGCGGGCGAGGCGCGCATCGTGTATGCGCGGCGCCTGTTGCTGGCGACCGGTGCGCAGGAACGCCCCTTCCCGATCCCGGGCTGGACGCTGCCGGGCGTCATCACCGCTGGCGCGGCGCAGATCCTGCTGAAGTCGGCCGGCGTGGTGCCGGCCGACCGTACCGTGCTGGCCGGCTGCGGTCCGCTGCTGTACCTGGTGGCCTGGCAGTACCTGAACGCCGGGGTGAAGGTCGACGCGCTGCTCGAAACCACGCCGCCCGGCCGCCTGCGCGAGGCCTTGCCGAAGGTATGGGACTTCCTGCGTTCTCCCTACCTGGGCAAGGGACTGTCGCTGCTGCGCGCGGTGAAGGCGGCGATACCCATCGTCAAGGGCGTGACGGCGCTGGAGGCGCTGGGCCAGGACAAGCTGGAAAGCGTGCGCTACACCACCGCGGCGGGGAAAACCGAGACGCTGCCCGCGCAGCAATTGATGCTGCACCAGGGCGTCGTGCCCAACGTCAACCTGTCGCGCGCCATCGGCGCCGAGCATCGCTGGAACGCCGCGCTGGATTGCTGGGAGCCGGACGTGGACGACTGGGGTTTGACCTCGGTGGACGGCGTCGGCATGGCGGGCGACGGCGCCGGCATCGCCGGTGCGCTGGCGGCCGAGCAGCGCGGCCGGCTGGTGGCATTGCAGGCGGCGCACCTGCTGGGCCGCATCGACACGGCGCGGCGCGATCGCGACGCCGCCGCGCCGCGCGCGGCGCTGGCGCGGGCGGTGCGCGGACGCGAATTCTTCGATGTCTTGTACAAGGCCCCGGAGACCTTCCGCCGTCCCACCGGCGACACCATCGTCTGCCGCTGCGAGGAAGTGACCGCGGCGCAGGTGCGCGAGACCGTCAAGCTCGGCTGCAGCGGCCCGAATCAGATGAAGGCTTTCCTGCGCTGCGGCATGGGACCGTGCCAGGGCCGCTTCTGCGGCCTGACGGTGTCGGAGATCATCGCCGCGGAACGCGGCGTGCCGGTGCCGGAAGTCGGCTACTACCGCCTGCGCTTCCCGACCAAGCCGCTGACGCTGGGCGAGCTGGCGTCGCTGCCGCAAACCGACGAGTCCCGCCAGGCAGTGGTGCGCCTGAAGAAATAG
- a CDS encoding ABC transporter permease encodes MNFRNGPIGLLFHTLFILFILAPIVMVCAVAFTSEGFISLPSGGLSLRWFRAILDNPRFIDAFWFSLGLGTLSATLAIGLAVPGALALARNRFRGREALLAFFLSPLMIPHVVLGLAFLKFFTTVDLAGTYVGLVVAHVILVMPYALRLVLASATGIDPALERAAQSLGASNWTAFRRVVLPLLLPGVVSGWVIAFITSFDELTMSIFIASPSTTTLPVRIFLHIEDTIDPLVTAVSAVLIYVTIIAIFILDRVVGLEKLFVGKGR; translated from the coding sequence ATGAACTTCCGCAACGGTCCCATCGGCCTGCTGTTCCATACGCTGTTCATCCTGTTCATCCTGGCGCCCATCGTGATGGTGTGCGCGGTCGCGTTCACGTCCGAAGGCTTCATCTCGCTGCCCAGCGGCGGGCTGTCGCTGCGCTGGTTCCGCGCCATCCTCGACAACCCGCGCTTCATCGACGCGTTCTGGTTCAGCCTGGGCCTGGGTACGCTGTCGGCGACCCTGGCGATCGGGCTGGCGGTGCCGGGCGCGTTGGCGCTGGCGCGCAACCGCTTCCGTGGCCGCGAAGCCTTGCTGGCCTTCTTCCTGTCGCCGCTGATGATCCCGCACGTGGTGCTGGGACTGGCCTTCCTGAAGTTCTTCACCACCGTGGACCTGGCCGGCACCTATGTCGGGCTGGTGGTGGCGCACGTGATCCTGGTGATGCCTTATGCGCTGCGGCTGGTGCTGGCGTCGGCCACGGGCATCGACCCCGCGCTGGAGCGCGCGGCGCAGTCGCTGGGCGCGTCGAACTGGACCGCGTTCCGCCGCGTGGTGCTGCCGCTGTTGCTGCCGGGCGTGGTGAGCGGCTGGGTGATCGCCTTCATCACCAGCTTCGACGAGCTGACCATGTCGATCTTCATCGCCTCGCCGTCCACCACCACGCTGCCGGTGCGCATCTTCCTGCACATCGAGGACACCATCGATCCGCTGGTGACGGCCGTGTCGGCCGTACTGATCTACGTGACGATCATCGCCATCTTCATCCTGGATCGCGTGGTGGGCCTGGAAAAGCTGTTTGTCGGAAAGGGACGTTAA
- a CDS encoding ABC transporter permease has translation MSARANPWLLSAPALVVYATFLVVPMALVFLISFFDFQFYGGIQATFTWKNYVDILSDGYYYEIYARTFGVAALVTVACLVLGTAEAYVLSRMANPWKSLFLMVVLGPLLISVVVRTLGWALLFGSTGLINKALMGTGLVSTPIDLMYSNLGVGIALTHVLVPFMVISVWASLQRINPSTEAAALSLGASQFTVIRRVIVPQVMPGILSGSIMVFAMASSSFATPAIIGGRRLKNVATAAYDEFLNTLNWPLGAALAVLLLMATVVVLLSANRLIERRYGAVFNPSGA, from the coding sequence ATGAGCGCGCGCGCCAACCCCTGGCTGCTGAGCGCACCGGCGCTGGTCGTCTATGCCACCTTCCTGGTGGTGCCGATGGCGCTGGTATTCCTGATCAGCTTCTTCGACTTCCAGTTCTACGGTGGCATCCAGGCCACCTTCACCTGGAAGAACTACGTCGACATCCTGAGCGACGGCTACTACTACGAAATCTACGCCCGCACCTTCGGCGTGGCGGCGCTGGTGACGGTGGCCTGCCTGGTGCTTGGCACGGCCGAAGCCTACGTGCTGTCGCGCATGGCCAATCCCTGGAAGAGCCTGTTCTTGATGGTGGTGCTGGGACCGCTGCTGATTTCGGTGGTGGTGCGCACGCTGGGCTGGGCGCTGCTGTTCGGCTCGACCGGCCTGATCAACAAGGCGCTGATGGGCACCGGCCTGGTCTCCACGCCGATCGACCTGATGTACAGCAACCTGGGCGTGGGCATCGCGCTCACGCATGTGCTGGTGCCGTTCATGGTGATCTCCGTCTGGGCGTCGTTGCAGCGGATCAATCCGTCGACGGAGGCCGCCGCGCTGTCGCTGGGCGCGAGCCAGTTCACCGTGATACGGCGCGTGATCGTGCCGCAGGTCATGCCGGGCATCCTGTCCGGTTCGATCATGGTGTTCGCGATGGCCTCCAGTTCGTTCGCCACGCCCGCCATCATCGGCGGCCGGCGCCTGAAGAACGTGGCCACCGCCGCCTATGACGAATTCCTGAATACGCTCAACTGGCCGCTCGGCGCGGCGCTGGCGGTGCTGCTGCTGATGGCGACCGTGGTGGTGCTGCTGTCGGCCAACCGGCTGATCGAACGCCGTTACGGCGCTGTCTTCAATCCGTCGGGAGCCTGA
- a CDS encoding GntR family transcriptional regulator, producing the protein MTRSSEGVLAPADAREARGQATGLDDEAGSPRYKSIYQQLARDIGSGRYPVMTLLPTEHELCEKFGASRHTIREAIRMLTVAGMVSRRPGVGTRVETAHASTRFTQRISQFPDLLQYARNAALLVRDVRTIKLGKRQAEALGAEPGQPWLHINSVKTLDDQDTPVACTVIYANPAHADLRADIQPRISLLRLIEDHFGNRIHEVNQEFSATPIAAPIARQLQVEPETAGFVITRRYYGSGGLLLLATITTFPHDKMKYSMSLNVA; encoded by the coding sequence ATGACCCGATCCTCCGAAGGCGTGCTCGCTCCCGCCGACGCGCGCGAGGCACGCGGCCAGGCCACGGGGCTGGACGACGAGGCTGGCAGTCCACGCTACAAAAGTATTTACCAGCAGCTTGCGCGCGACATCGGCAGCGGCCGCTATCCGGTCATGACGCTGCTGCCCACCGAACACGAACTGTGCGAGAAATTCGGCGCCAGCCGTCACACCATCCGCGAGGCCATCCGCATGTTGACGGTGGCCGGGATGGTGTCGCGCCGCCCGGGCGTGGGCACGCGGGTCGAGACCGCCCACGCCAGCACCCGTTTCACGCAGCGCATCTCGCAGTTTCCCGACCTGCTGCAATATGCGCGCAACGCCGCCCTGCTGGTGCGGGACGTGCGCACGATCAAGCTCGGCAAGCGGCAGGCCGAGGCCCTGGGCGCCGAGCCCGGCCAACCGTGGCTACACATCAATTCGGTCAAGACGCTGGACGACCAGGACACGCCGGTGGCGTGCACGGTGATCTACGCCAATCCGGCGCATGCCGACCTGCGCGCCGACATCCAGCCGCGCATTTCGCTGCTGCGCCTGATCGAGGATCACTTCGGCAACCGCATCCACGAGGTGAACCAGGAGTTCTCGGCCACGCCCATCGCCGCGCCCATCGCCCGGCAACTGCAGGTGGAACCGGAGACGGCGGGCTTCGTGATCACGCGGCGCTATTACGGCAGCGGCGGCTTGCTATTGCTGGCCACCATCACCACCTTTCCGCACGACAAGATGAAGTACTCGATGTCGCTGAACGTGGCCTAG
- a CDS encoding NAD(P)/FAD-dependent oxidoreductase: MDETQEGAPRAPAHRGIHDAVVVGGGLVGSAIAYGLRRELDHVAVLDEGDVAYRASRGNFGLVWVQSKGMGLPRYGVWTMASVTAWPQLAAELLEQTGVDVRLEQRGGLHVLLSDEEMEARATFMRTLLGQPGMAQYDWKMLDRHELADLVPGIGPEVRGATWTPVDGIANPLKLLRALHMSFAQRAVDYLPRCPAQDIRQRDGVFEVATPTGTVRGRRLVLASGLSNKALGEQVGLTVPVRPQRGQIVVLERTRRLLETPLSTLRQMDEGTWLIGDSQEEAGYVDNQVGLPILGTLADRAVRTLPALREVRVVRSWAALRVMSKDGFPVYQQSETCPGAFVATCHSGVTLAAAHALKLAPMIAAGRLADDMAPFSTRRFHVQEA, translated from the coding sequence ATGGACGAAACACAAGAAGGGGCGCCGCGCGCGCCGGCGCATCGCGGCATCCACGATGCCGTGGTGGTCGGCGGCGGCCTGGTCGGCTCGGCCATTGCCTACGGGCTGCGGCGCGAGCTGGACCACGTCGCGGTGCTCGACGAAGGCGACGTGGCCTACCGCGCCTCGCGCGGCAACTTCGGCCTGGTATGGGTGCAGAGCAAGGGCATGGGGCTGCCGCGCTACGGCGTGTGGACCATGGCCTCGGTCACCGCCTGGCCGCAACTCGCGGCCGAGCTGCTGGAGCAGACCGGCGTGGACGTGCGCCTGGAGCAGCGAGGCGGCCTGCATGTGCTGCTGAGCGACGAGGAAATGGAAGCGCGCGCCACCTTCATGCGCACGCTGCTGGGTCAGCCCGGCATGGCGCAGTACGACTGGAAGATGCTGGATCGCCACGAGCTGGCCGACCTGGTGCCCGGCATCGGTCCCGAGGTACGCGGCGCCACCTGGACGCCGGTGGACGGCATCGCCAATCCGCTCAAGCTGCTGCGCGCGCTGCATATGTCGTTCGCGCAACGGGCGGTGGATTACCTGCCGCGCTGTCCGGCCCAGGACATCCGCCAGCGCGACGGCGTATTCGAAGTCGCCACGCCGACCGGCACGGTGCGTGGGCGCAGGCTGGTGCTGGCCAGCGGCCTGTCGAACAAGGCGCTGGGCGAACAGGTCGGCCTGACGGTGCCGGTGCGTCCGCAGCGCGGCCAGATCGTGGTGCTGGAGCGCACCCGCCGCCTGCTGGAAACGCCGCTTTCCACGCTGCGGCAGATGGACGAGGGCACCTGGCTGATCGGCGATTCGCAGGAAGAGGCCGGCTACGTGGACAACCAGGTGGGCCTGCCTATCCTGGGCACGCTGGCCGACCGCGCCGTGCGCACCCTGCCCGCGCTGCGCGAGGTACGGGTGGTGCGCAGCTGGGCGGCGCTGCGCGTGATGTCCAAGGACGGTTTCCCCGTCTACCAACAATCCGAGACGTGCCCCGGCGCCTTCGTCGCCACCTGCCACAGCGGCGTCACGCTGGCCGCCGCGCACGCGCTCAAACTGGCGCCCATGATCGCCGCCGGCCGGCTGGCCGACGACATGGCGCCTTTCTCGACCCGGAGGTTCCATGTTCAAGAGGCTTGA
- a CDS encoding (2Fe-2S)-binding protein, which produces MFKRLDEAQRQAQGTPVRVTVNGAELLCRAGDSVAAALFAGGVQACRDTAVGEVPRGPYCMMGVCYDCLVTIDGQANQQGCMMAVREGMKIERQLGARKVQA; this is translated from the coding sequence ATGTTCAAGAGGCTTGACGAAGCACAGCGGCAGGCGCAGGGCACGCCGGTGCGGGTGACGGTCAATGGCGCCGAATTGCTGTGCCGCGCCGGCGACAGCGTGGCCGCGGCATTGTTCGCCGGTGGGGTGCAGGCCTGTCGCGATACGGCGGTGGGCGAGGTGCCGCGTGGACCCTATTGCATGATGGGCGTGTGCTACGACTGCCTGGTCACGATCGATGGCCAGGCCAACCAGCAGGGCTGCATGATGGCCGTGCGCGAAGGCATGAAGATCGAGCGCCAGCTGGGCGCGCGCAAGGTGCAGGCATGA
- a CDS encoding esterase, whose amino-acid sequence MPKLARSIAVMAAMFAYVAIAMQVSRAQSVDIKQPLTIASQGSFFVGGREVKSETLSTLPQVDPKGTVTVEQMYVQYQVPVDAKPVQVVFIHGCCLTGASWETTPDGRMGWSEYFVRKGYPTYVIDQAARGRSAMNAAAVYGVKTGKLQPDALPVGFQAGREVAWPLFRFGPRYPEAYAGSQYPVEAQEQLWKQMVPDWAYSMSMPNPTVPALNLLAQRLGRTVLVSHSQSGIYPFQAAARSRTGIAAIISIEPAACPAADGDLAPYTGIPVMVLFGDYVAQSAVWAPRLASCEAFAQAVNKAGGKARVLQLPQAGMHGNTHMLMQDRNNLQVADLLSKWIDDSVDR is encoded by the coding sequence ATGCCCAAGCTTGCCCGTTCGATCGCGGTGATGGCCGCCATGTTCGCGTACGTCGCGATCGCGATGCAGGTCTCGCGTGCGCAGAGCGTCGATATCAAACAACCGCTGACCATCGCCAGCCAGGGCAGCTTCTTCGTCGGCGGCCGGGAGGTGAAGTCCGAGACCTTGTCCACGCTGCCGCAGGTCGACCCAAAGGGCACGGTGACGGTGGAGCAGATGTATGTGCAATACCAGGTGCCGGTCGACGCCAAGCCGGTCCAGGTGGTGTTCATTCACGGCTGCTGCCTGACGGGCGCCTCCTGGGAGACGACGCCGGACGGCCGCATGGGGTGGTCGGAGTATTTCGTGCGCAAGGGTTATCCGACCTACGTCATCGACCAGGCGGCGCGAGGCCGCTCGGCGATGAACGCGGCGGCGGTCTACGGCGTCAAGACAGGCAAGTTGCAGCCGGATGCGCTGCCCGTCGGTTTCCAGGCAGGGCGCGAGGTCGCCTGGCCGCTGTTCCGCTTCGGCCCGCGCTATCCCGAAGCCTATGCGGGCTCGCAGTACCCGGTCGAGGCCCAGGAGCAACTCTGGAAGCAGATGGTCCCGGACTGGGCCTATTCGATGTCCATGCCGAACCCGACCGTGCCCGCGTTGAACCTGCTGGCCCAGCGGCTCGGACGCACGGTCCTGGTCAGCCACTCGCAATCCGGGATCTATCCGTTCCAGGCCGCCGCGCGCAGCCGCACGGGGATCGCGGCCATCATTTCCATCGAGCCCGCCGCATGTCCGGCGGCCGACGGCGACCTGGCGCCCTATACGGGCATCCCCGTCATGGTCCTGTTCGGCGACTATGTCGCGCAGTCCGCCGTGTGGGCGCCGCGGCTGGCGTCATGCGAGGCATTCGCCCAGGCCGTCAACAAGGCCGGCGGGAAGGCCAGGGTCCTGCAATTGCCGCAGGCAGGCATGCATGGCAACACGCACATGCTGATGCAGGACCGCAATAACCTGCAGGTCGCCGATCTGCTGTCGAAATGGATCGATGACAGCGTGGATCGATGA
- a CDS encoding ABC transporter substrate-binding protein has translation MGKVLAVLTAATVAIGMCATAQAQQKLVVAGYGGSFEDIMRKDIFPPFAKQHGVELDYVAGNSTNTVARLQAQKSNQQIDVAIIDDGPMYQAIALGFCEPIKGLPVDDIYGTARYKDDKAVAIGIVATGIMYNKKVFDERKWAAPTSWKDLKDPKYKKQLVVPPLNNTYGLHALVEYAREGGGGEKKIDPGFKTFKDEIGPNVLVYEPSPGKMTELFASGQATIAVWGSGRVKAFADTGFPVGFVYPQEGAYALLSSVCPVAKANANPLAQAFVNYLVSPKVQEQLATAYGYGPVNKQAKVVDDPRVPLPIGKRAAELIVIDWDTVNQNRDDWNKRWTREIER, from the coding sequence ATGGGCAAGGTACTCGCAGTCCTGACGGCGGCCACGGTGGCCATTGGTATGTGCGCCACCGCGCAGGCGCAGCAGAAACTGGTGGTCGCCGGCTACGGCGGTTCGTTCGAAGACATCATGCGCAAGGACATCTTCCCGCCCTTCGCCAAGCAGCATGGCGTCGAGCTGGATTACGTGGCCGGCAACTCCACCAACACGGTGGCGCGCTTGCAGGCACAGAAGAGCAACCAGCAGATCGATGTTGCCATCATCGACGACGGTCCGATGTACCAGGCCATCGCGCTGGGCTTTTGCGAGCCCATCAAGGGCCTGCCGGTCGACGACATCTACGGCACCGCGCGCTACAAGGACGACAAGGCCGTGGCCATCGGTATCGTCGCCACCGGCATCATGTACAACAAGAAGGTCTTCGATGAGCGCAAATGGGCCGCGCCCACCTCATGGAAGGACCTGAAGGATCCCAAGTACAAGAAACAGCTGGTGGTGCCGCCGCTGAACAACACCTACGGCCTGCACGCCCTGGTGGAATACGCCCGCGAAGGCGGCGGGGGCGAGAAGAAGATCGATCCCGGCTTCAAGACCTTCAAGGACGAGATCGGTCCCAACGTACTGGTGTACGAACCTTCGCCCGGCAAGATGACCGAGCTGTTCGCCAGTGGCCAGGCCACCATCGCGGTGTGGGGCAGCGGCCGCGTCAAGGCCTTCGCCGATACCGGCTTCCCGGTGGGCTTCGTCTACCCCCAGGAAGGCGCCTATGCCTTGCTGTCGTCGGTGTGCCCGGTGGCCAAGGCCAACGCCAATCCGCTGGCGCAGGCTTTCGTCAACTACCTGGTCAGCCCCAAGGTGCAGGAGCAACTGGCCACCGCCTATGGCTACGGCCCGGTCAACAAGCAGGCCAAGGTGGTCGACGATCCGCGCGTGCCGCTGCCGATCGGCAAGCGCGCCGCCGAGCTGATCGTGATCGACTGGGACACCGTCAACCAGAACCGGGACGACTGGAACAAGCGCTGGACGCGTGAAATCGAGCGTTGA
- a CDS encoding ABC transporter ATP-binding protein, with amino-acid sequence MSYLVLNGLSKRYGDLTAVEHLSLSVERGEFISLLGPSGCGKTTTLQMIAGFVEPSGGSIVLDGKDVSRIPANKRGLGMVFQNYALFPHMTAAENVSFGLEMQRIGKDERQARVAEALELVGLSHLADRHPARMSGGQQQRVALARALVIRPRVLLLDEPLSNLDAKLREEMQLELRSIQRTVGTTTILVTHDQSEALALSDRIVVMNHGRVEQVAEPFAAYEAPSNRFVGGFLGKANVFTPTAQPYEGETRARIGEAHIAMEGQPVPHGAVIVRPEKILFSEAGACSLPGRMKTRVFQGNHWLCQVDTSVGEVLVIRQNDGVPVPAEGETVHLRWRAQDMCAVAGQETAQ; translated from the coding sequence ATGAGCTATCTCGTATTGAACGGCCTGTCCAAGCGCTACGGCGACCTGACGGCGGTCGAGCACCTGAGCCTGTCGGTCGAACGCGGCGAGTTCATCTCGCTGCTGGGACCGTCGGGCTGCGGCAAGACCACGACCCTGCAGATGATCGCCGGGTTCGTCGAGCCCAGCGGCGGCAGCATCGTGCTGGACGGCAAGGACGTCAGCCGCATCCCGGCCAACAAGCGTGGCCTGGGCATGGTGTTCCAGAACTACGCCCTGTTTCCGCACATGACCGCGGCCGAGAACGTGTCGTTCGGCCTGGAGATGCAGCGCATCGGCAAGGACGAGCGGCAGGCGAGGGTGGCCGAGGCGCTCGAACTGGTGGGCCTGTCGCACCTGGCCGACCGCCATCCGGCGCGCATGTCGGGCGGCCAGCAGCAGCGCGTGGCGCTGGCGCGCGCGCTGGTCATCCGCCCCAGGGTGCTGTTGCTGGACGAACCGCTGTCGAACCTGGACGCCAAGCTGCGTGAGGAAATGCAGCTGGAGCTGCGCAGCATCCAGCGCACTGTCGGCACCACCACCATCCTGGTGACGCACGACCAGTCCGAAGCCCTGGCGCTGTCCGACCGCATCGTGGTGATGAACCATGGCCGGGTCGAGCAGGTGGCCGAGCCCTTCGCGGCCTACGAGGCGCCATCGAACCGCTTCGTCGGCGGGTTCCTCGGCAAGGCCAACGTTTTCACGCCCACGGCGCAGCCCTATGAGGGCGAGACGCGGGCCCGCATCGGCGAGGCCCATATCGCCATGGAGGGCCAGCCGGTGCCGCATGGCGCGGTGATCGTGCGGCCCGAAAAGATCCTGTTCTCCGAGGCCGGGGCATGTTCGCTGCCTGGCCGCATGAAGACGCGCGTGTTCCAGGGCAACCACTGGCTGTGCCAGGTCGACACCTCCGTCGGCGAGGTGCTGGTCATCCGCCAGAACGACGGCGTGCCGGTGCCCGCCGAAGGCGAGACCGTGCATCTGCGCTGGCGCGCGCAGGACATGTGCGCGGTGGCCGGACAGGAGACCGCGCAATGA